Below is a genomic region from Paenibacillus rhizovicinus.
AGACGGCGCCGAGCGCGATCTGCCACGTCACGCCATCGTCCGGAGAGACGACGGTGAAGGCGAAATACGCGTTCAGCCCCATGCCCGGGGCGAGCACGATCGGATAGTTCGCGAACAGGCCCATGATGAGCGTGGCGACGATGCTGGCCAGCACGGTCGCGATGAAGACGCCGTGGAAATCCATGCCTGTCTTGCTCAGGATGCCGGGGTTGACGATCACGATGTAGACCATCGTCAGAAACGTCGTGATGCCGGCCATGATCTCCGTCCCGGCGGAGGTGCCTCTTTCTTGCAGCTTGAATAGCTTGTCCATGCGCTACATCCTCCCGCGCGGCAAAGGCTTCCTGCCTTTGCCGGTAATACCTCCATTTTCCCCTACTGGAGGGAAACATAGTCTTGCGGCGGCGCCGCGGGGCCCATCAGCTGCAAATTAAGGCTGCGTTCGGCTCCGAAGGCCGCAAGAACTGGTATAATAGATGGCGACGTTTATACGTTCATACCTACCGACTACGGGATTGGGAGTCGACGAAGCATGGATACGGATTTGATGATGGACGATACGGCATGGCGCAAGCTTCTTGAAGGCGTCGCCGCTTATTTCGATGAACTGACGATCATTCGCGGTTTTCAATATCATAAGCAAGGACGCGTGGAGACGCTCGGCCTGCGGGACGACGGCGTCTATTTGGATGCGCGCGTGAAGGATAACCGGGTATACGAGGTTGCCGTGGATCTAGGCGATCTAAGCAAAAGCACATGCGCGTGCCCGCTCGACCGGGGCTGCCTGCATATGGTCGCTGCGCTGCTGCGGTACGCAGAACTGTGCGGCCGGCCGATTCAGGCGCTCGTCAATGCGCGCGCGGCGGCCAGGAACGCGGCCAAGGCGGACGCGGCGGAAGCCGGAACTGGCGATGGCAGACTGGCAGGCAAAGGTGCGGGCAAGGCAGTTGCCGGGGACGGAACGGAGACGGGGACGGGTAAATCAGGTGCTGGTAAAGAAGGTGCTGGTAAAGAAGGTGCGGAGAATTCGCCGCTTCGCGCGGGAACGCCGTCGGCCCGCTTAGTCCGGCCAACGTTGACCGAACAGGAGCTGACCGAGCTCCCCGTGGCGCTGTGGCATGATCGTTTCCGCCAGCGCAGGGGACCGCTGCAGGCAAACATCCGGACCGCGCAGGAGGCAAGCGACCTATTGGCCGATCTGCATGCGATGCGGCCCGACCTGCCCTATGCGCTGGAGCAGCTGTTCAATCTCCATGCGGCGTTGTTCGTGCTGGAGCAAATCGTGAAGCCGGCTCAGGCGAATTGGCGCCAGTCCGGGCTCTTCATGGGCTACCATACGCAGCTGGCGCTGGACGGGCTGCTCGCGCAGACGCGCCGGATGCTGGAAGAGCGGCTGGCGCTTTCGTCCGAGACGTCCGCTTACTGGGAACGCCTGCTGGAGACGGCGGCTTTCTTGCGGGAACAGATGCTGACGGAGGACAAGACGCTGAACTGCTTCGCATCGCTGTATCAATCCTTTTGGCTGCACTGGCTGTCTCCCGCTTCGGCCGGCAGCAAGCACCTGTACGAGGAAGAGCTGCAGCATTTGCGGGAAGCACAGCAGGTTCTCGGCAACGCGTTGTCGCCGCTGCCTTGGACGCTCGCGCAATGTCTGCTCTGGCTCTATCTGGAACGCGACGAGGAGGCCCTCCGGCTGCTGGCCGAGCGCGGCGGCAAGCTGCTGCTGAAGCCCGAGCATCTCATGCCGCTGCTGGACGTCATGAGCCGGGCCGGGCAATGGGAGCGGCTGCGCGACTGGCTGGTCGAGACCGGCGCTCTGCTGACCGGGTTTCGCGGCGAGGATTTGGCGCCGTACGGCGAGTATTGGTCGATCGTCGCCGAACAATTGCCTGAGGCCAAACCCGCCATGTGGAATACGCTGGCGTCGATGCTGCCTTTCTCTCGCGTAATTTATGAGGAAGCGCTCGTGGCGCACGGCAAATGGGAACGGTGGATCGATTATCAAATGAGCAGCGGTCAGGAGCCGCTCTCGTTCCGGGTCGCGGTGTTGAAGCCGATCGAGAAGGATGCGCCGGAGCTGCTGCTTCCCTTCTACCATCAGGCCGTGGAGCGGTACGTGCTGCAGAAGAACCGCGACGGCTACAAAGCGGCGGCGAAGCTGCTGAAACGGTTGTCCAAGCTGTACGTGCGATTGAAGCGCGAGGAGCGCTGGGAGCAGTTCATCTCGGCGTTCGCCAGCCGGAACAGCCGGCTTCGCGCCCTGCAGGAAGAATTGCGGAAAGGAGGGCTGCTGTCATGAGCGCAGAAACGATATCCATTACTGTCCGTTTATCGGAGCATGGCGACGCGCTGATCTATGGCTCCCTGGAATCTGCCGGCTTGGCGAGCGGCATGTTCGTGAAGCAGCGTCTATTCGCTTGGCATGAGCCGTCCTTCTACGGGACGGACCTGCAAATCGAGAAGCTGCAGGACGAGATCGAGCTCGTCGTGCTGCCCGCGGAGATGGTCATTCCGTTCTTCGCGGATCGCAAGCTGCTGATGACGCATTTCATCTGGCAATTCGAAGGCGATGCCTCGCGGCTCGTCTCGCTTGCTCCGGCGCTGGAAGCTTGCATCGCGGAACAGAAATACATGCCGAGCTTCGCCGCGTTCCGAGCCGGCAAGCTGCGCTGGACTTGGGACGCGGAAGCGCTCGACGTGCGGGCGCGGAAGGCTTTGCGGGCGCTGCGCGGCAGCGGCGCGGCCGGTGCTGCCGGAGGCGGGACCGAGGCGGACGCATGGAGCCGCCAGTCCGGCGGCGGAAGCGCCCGCGGCAAGCTTGGCGGCCGAGGGCTGCTTGCGGCCGAGGCGGAGCGTGCGCTTGATGCGAGGCGCGCAGCCGATACGGCGCGCGCTGCCGATGCAGAGCGCGCCTCGGCAGTCGTCGTCGATGACGAAGACGATGATTGGTACGACTGGGACGGCGGCGATACCGCGGAGGAAGCGGACATCTCCGCCGGCTTCTTCGAAGGCGT
It encodes:
- a CDS encoding SWIM zinc finger family protein, with the translated sequence MDTDLMMDDTAWRKLLEGVAAYFDELTIIRGFQYHKQGRVETLGLRDDGVYLDARVKDNRVYEVAVDLGDLSKSTCACPLDRGCLHMVAALLRYAELCGRPIQALVNARAAARNAAKADAAEAGTGDGRLAGKGAGKAVAGDGTETGTGKSGAGKEGAGKEGAENSPLRAGTPSARLVRPTLTEQELTELPVALWHDRFRQRRGPLQANIRTAQEASDLLADLHAMRPDLPYALEQLFNLHAALFVLEQIVKPAQANWRQSGLFMGYHTQLALDGLLAQTRRMLEERLALSSETSAYWERLLETAAFLREQMLTEDKTLNCFASLYQSFWLHWLSPASAGSKHLYEEELQHLREAQQVLGNALSPLPWTLAQCLLWLYLERDEEALRLLAERGGKLLLKPEHLMPLLDVMSRAGQWERLRDWLVETGALLTGFRGEDLAPYGEYWSIVAEQLPEAKPAMWNTLASMLPFSRVIYEEALVAHGKWERWIDYQMSSGQEPLSFRVAVLKPIEKDAPELLLPFYHQAVERYVLQKNRDGYKAAAKLLKRLSKLYVRLKREERWEQFISAFASRNSRLRALQEELRKGGLLS